The Castanea sativa cultivar Marrone di Chiusa Pesio chromosome 11, ASM4071231v1 genome contains a region encoding:
- the LOC142615131 gene encoding origin of replication complex subunit 5 isoform X1, which yields MGKEESPQVTRRTTRSSSSATVATKTCDSHPLTIKDLVFGEDPISLNDLLSSFPGRRIQILELVRLLGASNSPMLPLFIYGGASSGKTSIVLQMFRHLNRPFVYSSCRTCYSPRILFESVLNQLLLHRKDAANGYSSAKRCERPSDFVNFLREALSNVINNFKGNSGKLGTKKLVGQGDGNMVYLIFDNLELVREWDKSSTILPFLFNIYDILKMPEVGLIFVSNTSPDTYYSNMGYMEPIPVHFPDYTEDDLRQILMKNQANQKLYSSFLDVVLRSFCRITRRVDELSTAFLPLFQKYCEPLHDLGVVPNEEMKRRLFSHLQPQIAPSLNEVFKVSSQSSPAAESNKETKKKSSRRKLGVCAEIDELDFHMSTSAKYLLISAFLASRNPATLDASLFDSMGGIDSRKRKRKSSQKSLEKKENAEQEILMKGPGTFPLERLLAIFQCLTSVAEGSIDEEEHGDEGSGVQGGDGGLMSDVLLQLSSLCNANFIVKGGSCPLEGSTRYRSTVCEDMALKVARSLKFPLSKYLYRR from the exons ATGGGTAAGGAGGAAAGCCCACAAGTTACCAGAAGAACAACCAGGTCTTCCTCTTCTGCTACTGTTGCAACGAAAACATGTGATTCACATCCTCTAACAATCAAGGATCTTGTGTTTGGAGAAGACCCCATTAGCTTGAATGATCTGTTATCTAGTTTTCCTGGTAGACGTATTCAGATTCTTGAGCTTGTGCGCCTTTTGGGTGCATCTAATTCCCCCATGCttcctctttttatttatgGAGGTGCTTCTTCTGGAAAAACAAGTATAGTTCTTCAAATGTTCAGGCATCTCAACCGCCCTTTTGTTTATTCAAGTTGTCGTACGTGCTATAGTCCTCGTATCTTGTTTGAATCCGTTTTGAATCAGCTTTTGCTTCATAGGAAGGATGCAGCCAATGGTTATTCAAGTGCAAAGCGCTGTGAAAGGCCATctgattttgttaattttctccGTGAAGCCTTGAgtaatgttataaataattttaagggGAACTCTGGGAAGTTGGGCACCAAAAAGTTGGTTGGACAGGGTGATGGAAATATGGTCTATTTGATATTTGACAATTTGGAGCTTGTTAGAGAGTGGGATAAAAGTTCCACCATATTACCTTTCCTGTTCAATATCTATGACATTCTAAAGATGCCGGAAGTGGGTCTAATCTTTGTCAGCAACACTTCTCCTGATACGTATTACTCAAATATGGGTTACATGGAGCCTATACCTGTTCATTTTCCTGATTACACTGAGGATGATCTTCGTCAAATATTGATGAAAAACCAAGCAAATCAGAAgctttattcatcatttcttga TGTTGTACTAAGGTCTTTCTGTAGAATAACTAGAAGGGTGGATGAATTATCTACTGCCTTTTTAccattatttcaaaaatactgTGAGCCTTTACATGATTTGGGAGTTGTTCCCAATGAAGAAATGAAGAGACGGTTGTTCTCTCATCTTCAGCCACAAATTGCTCCTTCTCTGAATGAGGTATTTAAGGTTTCATCTCAGTCTTCACCTGCAGCTGAATCAAACAAggagacaaagaagaagagcaGCAGAAGGAAATTGGGAGTTTGTGCAGAAATTGATGAGTTGGATTTTCATATGTCCACTTCTGCAAAATATCTCCTTATATCAGCATTTCTTGCTTCAAGAAACCCAGCTACCCTTGACGCCTCCCTTTTTGATTCAATGGGTGGTATTGATAGTCGAAAGCGAAAGCGAAA GTCCTCTCAAAAGTCATTGGAGAAGAAGGAGAATGCAGAACAGGAAATACTTATGAAGGGACCGGGAACTTTCCCATTAGAGAGGTTATTAGCCATATTTCAATGTCTCACGTCTGTGGCAGAAGGTTCAATCGATGAAGAGGAACATGGAGATGAAGGTTCAGGAGTTCAAGGTGGGGATGGTGGACTCATGTCTGACGTTCTGTTGCAATTATCCAGTCTCTGCAATgcaaattttattgttaaaggGGGAAGCTGCCCATTGGAAGGCTCAACTCGGTACAGATCTACTGTGTGTGAAGACATGGCTCTGAAG GTAGCAAGGAGTTTGAAGTTCCCTTTGTCAAAGTATTTATATAGAAGATAA
- the LOC142615131 gene encoding origin of replication complex subunit 5 isoform X2 yields the protein MGKEESPQVTRRTTRSSSSATVATKTCDSHPLTIKDLVFGEDPISLNDLLSSFPGRRIQILELVRLLGASNSPMLPLFIYGGASSGKTSIVLQMFRHLNRPFVYSSCRTCYSPRILFESVLNQLLLHRKDAANGYSSAKRCERPSDFVNFLREALSNVINNFKGNSGKLGTKKLVGQGDGNMVYLIFDNLELVREWDKSSTILPFLFNIYDILKMPEVGLIFVSNTSPDTYYSNMGYMEPIPVHFPDYTEDDLRQILMKNQANQKLYSSFLDVVLRSFCRITRRVDELSTAFLPLFQKYCEPLHDLGVVPNEEMKRRLFSHLQPQIAPSLNEVFKVSSQSSPAAESNKETKKKSSRRKLGVCAEIDELDFHMSTSAKYLLISAFLASRNPATLDASLFDSMGGIDSRKRKRKKPSWNLIGALLIMKAYQSHSFLPLLFFFFWDDKMDPNVIFF from the exons ATGGGTAAGGAGGAAAGCCCACAAGTTACCAGAAGAACAACCAGGTCTTCCTCTTCTGCTACTGTTGCAACGAAAACATGTGATTCACATCCTCTAACAATCAAGGATCTTGTGTTTGGAGAAGACCCCATTAGCTTGAATGATCTGTTATCTAGTTTTCCTGGTAGACGTATTCAGATTCTTGAGCTTGTGCGCCTTTTGGGTGCATCTAATTCCCCCATGCttcctctttttatttatgGAGGTGCTTCTTCTGGAAAAACAAGTATAGTTCTTCAAATGTTCAGGCATCTCAACCGCCCTTTTGTTTATTCAAGTTGTCGTACGTGCTATAGTCCTCGTATCTTGTTTGAATCCGTTTTGAATCAGCTTTTGCTTCATAGGAAGGATGCAGCCAATGGTTATTCAAGTGCAAAGCGCTGTGAAAGGCCATctgattttgttaattttctccGTGAAGCCTTGAgtaatgttataaataattttaagggGAACTCTGGGAAGTTGGGCACCAAAAAGTTGGTTGGACAGGGTGATGGAAATATGGTCTATTTGATATTTGACAATTTGGAGCTTGTTAGAGAGTGGGATAAAAGTTCCACCATATTACCTTTCCTGTTCAATATCTATGACATTCTAAAGATGCCGGAAGTGGGTCTAATCTTTGTCAGCAACACTTCTCCTGATACGTATTACTCAAATATGGGTTACATGGAGCCTATACCTGTTCATTTTCCTGATTACACTGAGGATGATCTTCGTCAAATATTGATGAAAAACCAAGCAAATCAGAAgctttattcatcatttcttga TGTTGTACTAAGGTCTTTCTGTAGAATAACTAGAAGGGTGGATGAATTATCTACTGCCTTTTTAccattatttcaaaaatactgTGAGCCTTTACATGATTTGGGAGTTGTTCCCAATGAAGAAATGAAGAGACGGTTGTTCTCTCATCTTCAGCCACAAATTGCTCCTTCTCTGAATGAGGTATTTAAGGTTTCATCTCAGTCTTCACCTGCAGCTGAATCAAACAAggagacaaagaagaagagcaGCAGAAGGAAATTGGGAGTTTGTGCAGAAATTGATGAGTTGGATTTTCATATGTCCACTTCTGCAAAATATCTCCTTATATCAGCATTTCTTGCTTCAAGAAACCCAGCTACCCTTGACGCCTCCCTTTTTGATTCAATGGGTGGTATTGATAGTCGAAAGCGAAAGCGAAA GAAACCAAGTTGGAATCTAATTGGAGCATTGTTAATAATGAAGGCATATCAGTCCCACTCCTTTTTGCccctcttatttttttttttttgggatgacaAAATGGATcctaatgtaatttttttttaa